The Cytobacillus oceanisediminis genomic interval TCAAAAAGAACGGCCCTCTGCAATTTTTTAATCTGTGGTCTCGCCAAATGAAAATTATATAAAGTTTTGCTTTTATTGAAGATTGCAGTTTCAGGGCTATTTAAGTATTTGGGCTCATCGTCCCCAAGTGATCTTCCCGAAAAAGCAATCGTATTTCCGCTGCGGTCAAAAATCGGGAACATGATTCTATCTCTGAAGCGGTCAAAATAGTTCCCATCTTTCTCCCTTTTGATAATCAGTCCTGCTCTTTCCATAACATCTGCCGGGAATTTTCTTTTAGTCAGAAACTTGAAGACAAAATCCCAGGACTTCAATGAATAACCGATTTGAAATTTTTCGATCGATTCCATTGTAAAGCCTCTATTAAGCAAATATTCAAGTGCATGCTGACCATCTTTTGTGTTTACGAGCAGATGGTGATAAAATTTACGTAGAAGCTCATGAGCTTCCATCATCTGCTGTAAATCTACAGGCATTGATTTTGCTGATGCTGCAGATGCCGCATCAATTTCAAGCTTGACATTTCCTTTTTCAGCGAGTTTTAAGGCAGCTTCCTGAAAGGAATATCCTTCTAATTCCATTAAGAAAGAAAATGCATTACCTCCAGCTCCGCATCCAAAGCAATGATAGATTTGCTTTTCTGGAGATACAGAAAAGGAAGGAGTATTTTCGCCATGAAAAGGACAAAGCCCAAAGTAGTTGCGTCCTTGCTTGTTTAATTGAATATAGTCGCCAATGACATCAACAATATCTACAGCTTGCCGAATTTCATTTACTTTCTCCTCGGCGATCCGTTCTGCCATATGAACAACTCCATTACTTACTCAGGTATTCGATAAACGTTACTGAATTCCTTCAAGATTCGACAAAATCTTTGTCAATTGCTGCACAAACCTGGATCGGTCCTCTCGGCTGTATGGTTTTGGGCCTTTCCCATAAACTCCTCTTCTTCGCGCTTTCGCTGAAAGATGCCTCATTTCAAGCGCGGTCCGGATTTCATTTTCTTCAAATAAAATTCCCCTGGGGGAAAGGACGTAAACACCATTCAGCAAAAGAGTTGAAGCCAATCCAATATCTTGAGTTACCACTACATCTCCTGATTTCACATAATTCATTATGAATAAATCAGCAGCTTCCTTACTGCTGTCAACAAATTTCCAGACAGCCCCATTTAGGTCATTTTTCATATGGGCATAAGAAGCAACAAACACTGCGTCCATTGTAAAGGAATTGGCTATTTCGACAATTTCTTCTTTTACGGGACAGGAATCAGCATCCACTATAATGTTTGGTTTGCCTAATGTTCTAATAATTCTACATCACTCCGCATTATCCTTCTTTGCATGAATAACTTTTGCAAAGTGAGATATGTCGAATTTTTTCTTGGACGAAAGCTTGACATGCCACAATAAATAGTTTATTCCTTCGCAATGAACTCTAAACCTATTCGGGTACATTTTTATCACAATTTTTTATTATAGTACATTAATCTCTATTTTGCCATTATTTTATCTGGAATGAATATAATTTAATTTGCAGGATTTTTTGTTAAAATGCCCATCTTAGAATGGAGCATACTTACTTAAAGCTAATCAGCCTTCATGCCGAACATAAAAAAAGAAAAGGCACATAAAAAATTTATGTGCTAGCTTTTCGGAAAGCTTTTACGGTATTGATTTAAGATCATATTGGCTGTTTCTTCTACTGCCTTATTCGTGACATCTATAACCGGGCATTTAATTTTGGATACGATTTTCTCAAAGTAACCTATTTCTTCTTTGATTCTCTCTATATTAGCATAGCTGGCATTATCGCTTAAACCTAGCGATATTAGACGTTCTCTTCGGATAAAGTTTAATTTCTCAGGACTGATTTTCAGACCGAAGCACTTATCCGGCGGGACAAGAAACAGCTCTTCTGGAGGATCGACTTCAGGAACAAGGGGAACGTTAGCCACTTTAAGGCGCTTATGTGCAAGATATTGAGAAAGAGGTGTTTTTGATGTCCTTGAAACGCCTATTAACACTATATCCGCTTTTAATATTCCACGAGGGTCTCGGCCATCATCATATTTCACAGCGAACTCGATAGCCTCAATCTTTTTAAAATAATCCTCATCAAGCTTTCTGACCAGTCCAGGTTCGAAAAGCGGTGTAATGCCGCAGGCTCTTTGGATTTGATCCATTAATGGACCAACGATATCAAAAGCATATATCCCTTCTTCTGCAGACCGCTGGTTAATATACTTCCTCATATCCGGCTTAACCATTGTATAGGCTATCATCCCATTATCCAGCTTTGCCAGCGAAATGACTTCATCAATATGTACTTTTTCTTCAACATATGGAAAGCGCTTAATAAATATATCACTGCCATTAAACTGACTCGTGGCAGCTTTTGTTACAAGTTCGGCCGTTTCTCCCACTGAGTCCGAAACGACGTAGATGATCGGCAATTTTTCCATTCTTCAACACCATCTCCTTCTTACTTTGCTACTTTTCTCCGGCCAGGGCCAAGAATGCTTTTGTCAGGTTTGTTTTGGTTATCCTGCCGTTTACTTCGAACCCTTTCTCCGTCTTTTTTACAACAGGAAGGGCATCGATTTGCTTTTCAATCAGCTTTTTAGCAACTTCTATGAGCAAATCATCTTTTTCACACATCGTAATATTAGGCATTCTTGTCATAATGATATTAACAGGGATGGAATTAAGCTCCTGCTTGCCAATACTTGCCCGAAGCAAATCCTTCCTTGACAAAACCCCTACAAGCAGCGAACTCTGGTCCACTACAAATAGCGTGCCGACATCTTCCAGAAACATAGTCACAATTGCATCATATACCGATACATTCTCATTAACAACTACAGGAATGGATTGATAATCTCTTACATAAAGCTTCTGAAGGTTTTCTGTCAACAGCTGTGCCCCGGTTTTCCCTGTATAAAAATAGCCTACACGCGGACGGGCATCCAAATAGCCTGCCATCGTTAATATAGCCAGATCCGGCCTTAGTGTTGCCCTGGTTAAGTTAAGCTGTTCCGCTATACTTTCACCAGTGATAGGTCCGTTTTCCTTTACGATTTCTATGATCTTTTCCTGCCTTTTATTTAATTCGATTTTCCTCACCACCTAATCTGAAAAAGGTATGCTAATGGCATTCATTTCCCACTATAATAAGGTTATACTTTTATATAATTATTATATACTATTTGTCATAAATGAAAAGATGTGTTTCATATATAGTTTTCTTTACTTCACCTAATATGTGCAAAATATGAAAGAGCCCGTCAGCAATATAACAGGCTCTTTCCTGACAGCCAAAGCAGCTGTCTTCCCTCTTAAAATTTAATCCTATTCCAGCATAAAACGCAAAATTTAAGCTCGTTATTTAACAATAATTTCGTTCATATTTGCAAATTCCTTAATCACATCAGCCAAGTTTGCCATCTGATGCAGCCTATTGCTGCGAATTTCCTGATTTTCATCCATAACCATAGTATGCTCGAAGTATTGATCAATTTCAGGTTTCATGCTTATTAGCAAGTTAAAGGCAGCTGCTTCTGTAACCTCTTTTCTTAATTCCTCGTTCACAGATAAATATTTGTTGAACAGAGCTTTTTCGTATTCGTTATCAAATAAGCTGCTATCTATGTCCCCTTTATTCTCTGCCTTAGAAGCAATGTTGATAACTCGGCTAAGGGCTTCAATGCTTTCCTTGAAACCTTCAGCATCCTTATGGGATTCCAATACTTCAGCTCTTTTTACAAGTGAAGGCACGGAACCGATTTCACTGCCTAAAACAGCTTCAATTAAGTCATAGCGCACTGCCTTCTCCTGGAGCATATATTTGATTCTTAATTTAAAGAAAGAAACCAGTTCCTGCATCAATTCACCTTTTGATTTCTTTCCAATCTTCGAATTAAGAACAGTCTCAGAAGATAATGCAATCAATTCTTCGAGTTTTAGATCCCAATTTTTTGCCAGTAAAGTCTGGATAACACCCGTTGCCTGTCTTCTTAAAGCATATGGATCCTGGGAGCCGCTTGGAATAATCCCTATTGCAAAGGAAGACACAATTGTGTCCAGCTTTTCAGCAATAGACAGTACTGCACCAGCATCACTTGCAGGCGTCTGGTCCTCTGCATTGCGCGGCATATAATGTTCATTGATTGCACGCGCCACAGATTCCTTTTCACCTTTTTGCAGGGCGTATTTTTCACCCATAAAGCCTTGCAGCTCTGGAAATTCATAAACCATATGCGAAACAAGGTCGAACTTGCTGATTTCAGCAGCCCGGTCTGTCACGGCCTTTGCTTCATCACTGAAATGAAGATTCTCACTCAGTTTAGCTGCAAGCTGGCGAACACGGTCCACCTTTTCAGCAAGAGTTCCAATTTCTTCATGGTAAACAATGTTTTTAAGTTTTTCCAGTGATACCGCGATTTCCGTTTTTTGGTCTTCCCTGTAGAAGAAAGCTGCATCAGAAAGTCTTGCCCGTAATACTTTCTCATTTCCTTTAGCCACTTTCTCCAAATGTTCATGTGATCCATTTCGGACAGTAACAAAGTAAGGAAGCAGCCTGCCCTCTTTGGACTTTACCGGAAAATAGCGCTGGTGCTCCTTCATGGAGGTAATTAAAACCTCTTCCGGAAGCTCAAGGTATTCCTCTTCAAACTGGCCATATAATGCTGTCGGGTACTCAACCAGATTGTTTACTTCTTCCAATAAATCTTCATCGACAGGGATCACCCAGTCATTCTCTTCTTCAATTTTTTCCAATTGTGATAGAATAGCACTTTTTCTTTCCTGAGGGTTAGTTATCACATATTGCGCCAGCAGAAACTTTTCATAATCAGAAGGATTGTTAATTTCAATCTCTTCGCCCAGAAAGCGGTGGCCCCTTGTAAGGTTAGAAGTCTGAACATTTGTGATTGCAAAAGGAATGACTTCATTTCCGAATAATGCCATAAGCCATTTGATCGGCCTGATAAAACGCAGTTCCTGGTTTGCCCAGCGCATATTCTTCGGGAATGATAATGAGGTAACAATCTGCTGGAGTTCCGGCAGCAGGGCTGCTGTTTCTTTCCCTTTAATAAATTTGCTGACATGGGCATATTCAACCCCATTAATTTCTTTAAAGAATATATCTTCAATAGAAGCTCCCTGGCCCCGGCTAAATCCAACCGCAGCTTTAGACCATTCTCCATCCTCGGTTAAGGCGATTTTTTTTGCAGGTCCTTTCGCTTCCTCATTTATGTCCTCCTGGGCGGTATCTACTCCCGTTACAAGAACAGCCAAACGGCGTGGAGAAGAGAAAGCGCTGATCTCGTCAAAAGATATTTTCTTATCCAAAAGCCATGATTTCACTTTATCTGAAAGCTGATTCATTGAATTAGTGACAAATCTGGCAGGCATTTCTTCGAGTCCAATTTCCAGCAGAAGATCTTTCTTATTCATGAGATCCTTCCTCCTTATCCTTTAAAATTGGGAAGCCAAGTTTTTCTCTCTCTTCATAAAAAGTTTTGGCTACTTTTCTGGCCAGATTTCGGCATCGTGCGATATAGCCTGTTCTTTCTGTTACAGAAATCGCTCCCCTTGCATCAAGCAGATTAAAGGTATGGGAGCATTTTAATACATAGTCATATGCTGGGTGTACAAGTCCTTCATCCATTTGCCTATGTGCTTCTTTTTCATAAATATTGAACAAATTGAAGAGCATTTCCTGATCAGACGTTTCAAATGTGTATTTCGAATGCTCGAACTCAGGCTGCAAGAAAATATCTCTAACCGTAAACCCGTCAGTCCATTCGAGGTCAAAGACATTTTCCTTGTCCTGAATGTAGGATGCGAGCCTTTCAATTCCGTATGTAATCTCAACAGAAACAGGCTTACATTCCAATCCGCCTACCTGCTGGAAATATGTGAACTGCGTTATTTCCATACCATCAAGCCAAACTTCCCATCCTAAGCCTGCACAGCCCAGAGAAGGATTTTCCCAGTTATCTTCTACAAACCGGATATCATGTTCAAGCGGATCAATGCCCAATGCTTTTAATGAATCAAGATACAGCTCCTGAATATTATCAGGCGAGGGCTTCATGATCACCTGAAATTGATGATGCTGATAAAGCCGGTTTGGATTCTCTCCATAACGCCCATCGGCCGGACGGCGTGAAGGCTCTACATAAGCCACATTCCAAGGCTCTGGTCCAATCGCCCTTAAAAATGTATACGGGCTCATTGTACCGGCCCCTTTTTCAGTGTCATAAGCCTGCATCAAGATACAACCCTGTTCAGACCAATGTTTTTGAAGTGTTAATATCATGTTTTGAATATTCATAGGACACCTCTTTCTTATTTGTTATAAAGTAAAGCTTTATGAACTTAGAGCTGTCTACCTAAAGCGCTTCCGCCTTTCTGTGAACATAAAAAACTCCCGTCTCTATGCCCAATGGCATAGGGACGAGAGTTTACCCGCGGTTCCACCCTATTTGCTGCGATTTTGACCGCAGCCTCTTTTGTTGTCGATAGACAATATTGCTCTGGAACGCCCTTCCTTAACCATCCATGCCCGGCTCCCACTATCCCGGGTTCGCTTAAATTAGAAAATGTTAAGTACTCTTTTCCTTCATAGCAATTATATTTTATTAATTTGAATCATAGCGGAATGGATTTAAATTGTCAATAATAACAAAAGCCGAAGCGCTTCGCTTATAAAGAAACTCATTACATTAAATCATTAAACTTAGCCATTTGATTCAAAAACTTCTTTGTCTTCAAGTTTAAGCCTGAATACTCTTCATAATAGGCAGAAATAATCTTCTTCAATTCAGCTTTGGTTTCCGGTTTGACAGAGATATTGCCGAGCCGGGACAAGTCAAAAAAGTAAAATAGGCGAAGCAGCTTAATTGTCGCCTGCGACACTTTATAATGATAAGGATCCTTACCAAGACAGCGGTGACAAATCAGGCCGTTTTCCCGGATAGAAAATGCAAAATGTCCGTCAGTGCTTCCGCAGACAGAACATTGATCAAGTACTGGATATAAACCCAGAGCATTCAGCATTTTCATTTCATAAATGTTTGTGAGAATTTCCGGGTCATATCCTTCGTTTATTAAATTTAGCGTTTGATACAGCAATTCGAATAAGAATGGATTAGGCTTCTTATCCTCGATGCTTTTATCAGTCAAATCGACAATATAGCTTGCATATGCCGTCAGAAAAATATCTTCTTTAATGGACCGCATGGATGAAATCATGTCCCCCTGCTGCAGGGTACCCAAACCGCTTCCACGCTGAACTAAAAAATTCCCGTATGTAAAAAGCTGGGTGACAGCAGCAAGTCTGCTGTTCGGCTTTTTCGCACCTCGTGCCATCACACCAACTTTTCCCCATTCACGGGTATATAAAGTAACAATCTTATTTGTTTCACTATAGTTAGTTGTCCTGATGACGATGCCTTCACATTTATCAAGCAACCGTGACACCATCCCTGTCTTTCGACAAACCTATGAGATGGGAAAATCAGCTTCTGCTAGCTCTTCATCATTGCTGCCGGGTATATCCTGAGTTTCCTTTTCTAGCTCCTTGAAGAGAAGATATGTGTCAATATTTCCTGTCTGGGAAAACACTCTCCAGGTAAAATCCATCATCGAAAACCCCACCTTTCAGTTATTCAACTAGCAATTTCTTTTATCCCAATACATTTATCTATATCATAGCCTGTCTTTGTAAAATCATGAGACGAAAATATTGTCAATCACCTGTATGCATATAAACCAGAAATGAATAATACCTTAATTAGGGCCGGGTTTAGTACTCATCATCACGGAAGCCAAAGTCACGGAGCTGTGACATTTTATTCCGCCAGTCTTTTTGGACTTTGACCCAAAGCTCCAGAAAAACCTTTGATCCAAGAAGATTCTCAATATCAACCCTTGCTCTTTTTCCGATTTCCTTGAGCATTTTGCCTTGCTTTCCAATCACAATGCCCTTTTGGGAGTCACGTTCCACAATGATAGTAGCCATGACATGAACGACATCCTTATCTTCGCGGCGCTCCATTTTATCAATGGTTACAGCAAGCGAGTGCGGTATTTCTTCTCTTGTTAAATGCAGCGCTTTTTCCCTGATCAGTTCGGAAACGATAAATCTCTCTGGGTGGTCCGTTACTTGATCAGCCGGATAAAACTGCGGCCCTTCCGGAATATATTCTTTAATCTGTCCTAACAGCGTCTCTACATTGTTGCCTTCTAAAGCAGATATGGGGATAATTTCGCTGAACTCGTACTTTTCCTTGTAAGACTCAATAATTTTAAGAAGTTCATCTGGATGTACCTGGTCAATCTTATTGATTACAAGGAAAATCGGTGTACGGACTGACTGAAATTTCTCAAGTATGAATTCTTCACCGCGTCCAAAGCCTTCCTGGGCATTTACCATAAACAGGATGACATCCACTTCTTTAAGTGTATTTTGGGCAACTTTCATCATAAAGTCTCCCAGTTTATGCTTTGGCTTATGAATTCCTGGTGTATCAATAAAAATATATTGTGCGTCATTGGTTGTCAGGACACCCTGAACTTTATTGCGCGTTGTTTGCGGTTTATCACTCATAATCGCAATCTTCTGCCCAATTACGCGATTTAAGAACGTTGACTTTCCTACGTTCGGTCTGCCGATTATAGAAATAAACCCTGATTTGTGTCCTTTTGGTGTAGTAGTGTTATTCATGTAAATCCTCCGGTGAAAATGCTCCTGGCAGTAATTCTTCAACTGTTAATTCCTTAATATCCCCTTTTAAATTGGTTAAAACCACTTTCATTTCAGGCGGACATAATTCGGCTATTACCTGTCTGCACGCACCGCATGGGGGAACAGGACGGTCTGTGTCAGCAACTACAGCTATGGCTGAAAAACTTTTTACGCCATCAGAATACGCTTTAAAAAGTGCAGTCCTCTCAGCGCAATTACACATGCTGTACGCAGCATTTTCGATGTTGCAGCCATGAAAGACCTGCCCGTCACTGCTTAATAGTGCTGCTCCTACTTTGAATTTTGAATATGGCACATATGCTCTATCTCTTGCAATCTTTGCTTCTTTTATTAGTTGATCGCTGTTCACAAATATTTCTTCCTTTCCTGTAAAGCGAGTTGCTCCCCACGCCATTAAAAACCAAGATTTGGACCTGTAATGGGCCTTGTGAGATTGAGCAGAGGCGCTCAATAGCTTCTTCTGTAAGAAGCAGCCGCTTCTCTTTTATTTTACAACATTTTACTGTGATTTTCATCGTTTGTAGCAAAATCGTAATAAAAAAATTGAATTTTCTAAAAATACACAGGCTGATTAAATTTTGAACCAAGCCATAGTTCTGAACGAGATTCCACAGCATCTCCCCAGCGAGCAATATTAACTGCTGTTCTGTCATTTTAGCGGATTCAGTGAGCGTTTTCAAACACATGGTTAATAAATTTCTGCAGAATATTGTCAGGCTTTGCTGTTTATATAAAAAAGCCAAAAAGGAAAGCTGCCCATCCGGACAGCTTCACATTACTGCAAAAATATGAGAATTTTAGGAAGAAATATAACTCCGCCTATAATTACACTTATAATTGCATACACCAGTACTGCTCCAGCAGCAATATCCTTCGCTTGCTTTGCAAGGGGATGATAATCTTCTGTTGCCAGATCCACAACTCTTTCAATGGCTGTGTTCAGCAGTTCGAGTGAGAGCATGCCCCCGATGGCCAGGAGAATGATCATCCATTCAAGGCTGGAAATGCCAAAGAATACCCCAAAAATAATAACAGCTATCGACACCGCAAAATGTATCTGCAGATTCCTTTCATTCAATATTGCCGTTCTAATGCCGGAAAAAGCAAACGAAAAGGATTTGAGGACACTGTGTTTTCGGACCTTTCTATCTTGTGAGCCCGAATTCATCTAATATATCCTTTTGGCGGGAAAACATTTTTTTCTCATCTTCTGGATTTTCATGATCATAGCCAAGAAGATGAAGGAAGCCATGGACCGCCAAAAAGCCGAGCTCCCTTATAAAAGAGTGTCCATACTCCTCCGCCTGCTCCTTCGCCTTCGCAACGGAGATAATGATATCCCCCAGGACTCTGGGCATATCGGCACCAATCAGTTCGATTTCACCTTCACCCAATTCTTCCATTGCGAAAGAAATAACATCTGTCGGCCGATCTTTATCCCGGTACTCCCTGTTGATTTCGCGGATGCGCTCATTGGTCACAAATGTGATGGATACTTCGCTTTCCGGCTCCACAGATTCTTTAGAGGCAGCAAAATTAATAAGCTCTTCAATTTTGGCTATTTCATTTTCCTGAAGCTCATTTGTTTCGTCCAAAAAATCAATATTTAAATTCATGCCTGTTTCACCTTCTGTTTTGTCATTTCAGGATACTCGATACGTGAATGGAAAATTCCGTTTAACGTTTCGCAGAACGAGTGTGAAACGGTTTCCAGCTCTTTTAAGGTTAAATCACATTCATTCAGCTGTCCATCCTGAAGTCTGTCTGCGATTATCTTTTTGACCAGTTCCTCAATTTGTTCTGTTGTAGGATGCGCCATTGAACGGACTGCAGCTTCTACACTATCAGCAATGCCAATTACTGCCGACTCTTTTGATTGCGGTTTTGGTCCCGGATAGCGGTAGTCCTCTTCCTTTACTTCCAGCCCATTCTGTTTTGCTTTGTAGTAAAAATATTTCAGCAATGTTGTTCCATGATGCTGTTCGGCGATATCTACTATCTCCTTCGGCATCTTATGCTTCCTCAGCATTTCAGCACCATCTGCAGCATGGGCGATAATAATATTCTTGCTGGTCTGCGGAGGGAGCCGATCATGCGGATTTTCAATATTAACCTGATTCTCGATAAAAAATTGAGGCCGCTTTGTTTTACCGATATCGTGATAATAGCAGCCCACCCTTGCCAGAAGCCCATTTGCCCCAATAGCTTCACACGCTGACTCGGAAAGATTAGCAACCATTACACTATGATGGTAGGTTCCTGGAGACTCGGTCAGTATCTTTCTCAGCAGAGGATGATTAGGATTAGATAGTTCAATCAGCCTCATAGTAGACAAAATTCCAAAGCCTGCCTCGAAATACGGCAGCAGGCCAATTGCCAGCACTGCAGACGAAATGCCTGAAATCAGAGCGATAACAAAGTAAAATCCATATTCAATCGTATCATAGTGGCCGTTTCTTAAGAAAAGCATTGAAAAGATAACAAGTATGTTTACTGCAGATACAAATAAACCAGCCTGCAATATTTTGGAGCGGCGATTTTGCTTGCTCAAAAACAATATGGCAGCCAAGCCGCTGCAGAGGATATAAATGGCTGATGTCAGCTGAAATGTCCCAGTGACACCTTCATTAAAAATTACGCTTCCTGTGATAGCCATAATGATCGTATAGTACATGGCAAGCTTTTCATCAATTAGTATTTTGATCAGCATAGCTCCCATAGCTGCAGGGTAAATGTATCCTATCTCTGAATAATCAGCATATTGAAATAGGCTTATGACCTTCATCAGCAATATGGATAAGATAAAAATAAGGCTAAACAGCAATAGATAACTTTGCTTTAATTCCCGCTGCACGTTCATTTCATGGAAATAATAATATAGGGCCGATAAGACAATGACGATTATGAGCGATAACCCGATAAAAGGCTGAATCGAATTAACGCTGTCAAGGAGTCCTACAAGTTCCAGCTGCCTGTATATGTCCCTGCTGATCAGCTGATTTTCTTCTACGATTATCTGTCCCTGCAGGATTTTAACCGGCTCGATACTCTCAACAGTCTGCTGCCGTAATTCTTCCGTGGCGGCAGGATCATAAAATTGATTTTGATATATAGCATAACGTCCCAGTTCTATTGCAGCTTTTTTCAAATCTGAATTTAAGCTGGTAAACTTCAGTTCTTCTTCGACACGCTTTTTCGCGTTTTCCACCTGTTCAGCCGAAATTTCAGTATTCATAATTTTATTGATGGCCGTTACCGTAAGGTCTTTTGCAATGCTCAGCTCTCCCTCCTTTGCCTGCAGCAAAGAAAGGAAAACGCCATCTGATACCTCACGTGTTACGTCATCAGTGAGCTTTTCTTTAACCATAGCCAATTTATCTTCAGGACCAGGGCCTGCAGGATCTGGTGCCTCTGCATCTTTATCGGCCTCATTTGAAGCAGCTTTCTTTTTCTCTTCC includes:
- a CDS encoding HD family phosphohydrolase yields the protein MPNLQQSMTTIRNLLNMTFFRVLLFILLGIVMYFSMYSNVKPEKLDLGLFSVAEQTIRSPITVEDKASTERKRKEAENNVKDIYVVKKEIAQNRVDLVTSIFGSVSEVNDEVKEEMEEKKKAASNEADKDAEAPDPAGPGPEDKLAMVKEKLTDDVTREVSDGVFLSLLQAKEGELSIAKDLTVTAINKIMNTEISAEQVENAKKRVEEELKFTSLNSDLKKAAIELGRYAIYQNQFYDPAATEELRQQTVESIEPVKILQGQIIVEENQLISRDIYRQLELVGLLDSVNSIQPFIGLSLIIVIVLSALYYYFHEMNVQRELKQSYLLLFSLIFILSILLMKVISLFQYADYSEIGYIYPAAMGAMLIKILIDEKLAMYYTIIMAITGSVIFNEGVTGTFQLTSAIYILCSGLAAILFLSKQNRRSKILQAGLFVSAVNILVIFSMLFLRNGHYDTIEYGFYFVIALISGISSAVLAIGLLPYFEAGFGILSTMRLIELSNPNHPLLRKILTESPGTYHHSVMVANLSESACEAIGANGLLARVGCYYHDIGKTKRPQFFIENQVNIENPHDRLPPQTSKNIIIAHAADGAEMLRKHKMPKEIVDIAEQHHGTTLLKYFYYKAKQNGLEVKEEDYRYPGPKPQSKESAVIGIADSVEAAVRSMAHPTTEQIEELVKKIIADRLQDGQLNECDLTLKELETVSHSFCETLNGIFHSRIEYPEMTKQKVKQA